In Cydia amplana chromosome 13, ilCydAmpl1.1, whole genome shotgun sequence, a single genomic region encodes these proteins:
- the LOC134653625 gene encoding serine protease SP24D-like, with product MNTSVYILVLGLLGLSMGLPVEDSFDLQDSYSSGLYNPQDFYASWRVPEESAGRIVGGSEAPEAFARHMVGLITGLNLKSFVCGGCLVKDDVVVTAAHCVDAVVSWWTGELIETFRGQIGSNALSHGYVEIRFSAHLNHPAWDRVNIKYDLGALWMTEPLPKNSPASPIALGFKSVGGGERLTVTGWGRLTDDVLVVSPGNPDDNTVRLKSNSLA from the exons ATGAATACCTCAGTGTATATATTGGTCCTAGGTCTTCTAGGATTATCTATGG GTCTACCGGTCGAAGACTCTTTCGACCTTCAGGACTCCTATTCATCTGGGTTGTACAACCCACAGGACTTCTACGCGTCCTGGCGTGTCCCCGAGGAGTCTGCTGGACGTATAGTGGGCGGATCGGAGGCGCCCGAGGCCTTTGCCCGGCACATGGTCGGACTTATCACCGGCCTGAACCTTAAGAGCTTCGTCTGCGGAGGGTGTTTGGTTAAGGATGACGTGGTCGTGACTGCAGCGCATTGTGTTGATGCGGTGGTATCGTGGTGGACGGGAGAGTTAATAGA GACATTTCGCGGTCAGATCGGAAGCAACGCACTAAGCCACGGATACGTCGAGATCCGGTTCTCAGCACACCTGAACCATCCGGCCTGGGACCGCGTGAACATTAAGTACGACCTGGGCGCTCTATGGATGACTGAGCCGCTTCCGAAGAATTCTCCTGCGAGTCCCATTGCGCTTGGCTTCAAGAGCGTTGGTGGAGGCGAGCGTCTGACTGTTACGGGATGGGGAAGACTTACG GATGATGTGCTAGTCGTCAGCCCTGGAAATCCTGACGATAACACGGTAAGACTTAAATCAAATAGCCTAGCGTAG